Proteins encoded together in one Thermoleophilia bacterium window:
- a CDS encoding alpha/beta hydrolase — MELTNRIIDWRSKGTTEDFRGRKIHVYERDGEGTPILLLHGFPSSSYDWQPMLDLLPGRRVLAFDFLGFGLSDKPKDHTYSLMWQADLTEELVRRHFPDESVFLVGHDMGTSVSTELFARDIRGELGFAMTGAMLFNGSMILEKATLTRGQKILRGPLGPLASRLSSRRVFTREFGAIFSPDHPLTDDEANDQWSLICHNGGRALGHKLIHYLEERAKLTDRWHGAIRDWQGDLSFTWGELDPVATTSVLDAVIELRPQAIVQRFPKLGHYPQIEDPAAIASAVKNAEGSPTH; from the coding sequence ATGGAACTCACCAACCGCATAATTGACTGGCGATCGAAGGGCACGACCGAGGACTTCCGGGGCAGGAAGATCCACGTCTATGAGCGGGACGGAGAGGGCACGCCGATCCTGCTGCTTCACGGCTTCCCTTCAAGCTCATACGACTGGCAGCCGATGCTCGACCTGCTGCCCGGCCGTCGGGTGCTGGCCTTCGACTTCCTCGGCTTCGGCCTCTCGGACAAACCGAAGGACCACACCTACTCGCTCATGTGGCAGGCCGACCTGACCGAGGAGCTGGTCCGCCGGCACTTCCCGGACGAGTCCGTCTTCCTGGTCGGCCACGACATGGGCACTTCGGTCTCCACCGAGCTCTTCGCGCGTGACATCAGGGGCGAGCTGGGATTCGCGATGACCGGGGCGATGCTCTTCAACGGCAGCATGATCCTCGAGAAAGCCACCCTGACCCGCGGCCAGAAGATCCTGCGCGGACCACTCGGTCCCCTCGCCTCACGACTCTCGAGCCGACGTGTCTTCACCCGTGAGTTCGGGGCGATCTTCTCGCCCGACCATCCCTTGACGGACGACGAAGCCAACGACCAGTGGTCATTGATCTGCCACAACGGCGGCCGGGCTCTCGGCCACAAGCTCATCCATTACCTCGAGGAAAGGGCGAAGTTGACCGACCGCTGGCACGGAGCAATCCGGGACTGGCAGGGCGACCTCAGCTTCACCTGGGGCGAGCTCGACCCAGTCGCGACGACCTCGGTGCTCGATGCCGTGATTGAACTGCGGCCCCAGGCGATCGTCCAACGCTTCCCAAAGCTGGGCCACTACCCGCAGATCGAGGACCCCGCGGCGATCGCTTCTGCGGTGAAAAACGCCGAGGGCTCTCCGACCCACTGA
- a CDS encoding type II toxin-antitoxin system prevent-host-death family antitoxin, with protein sequence MARTIPHRELRNNSSAILREVQGGEIINVTNHGEVVAVLMPPPAVKGPRPLRVRKAVKHGSFHEIKSLDIGEPIQPDLDYLRGDR encoded by the coding sequence ATGGCGCGCACAATCCCCCATAGAGAGCTACGGAACAACAGCAGTGCGATCCTCCGCGAGGTTCAGGGTGGAGAGATAATCAACGTCACCAATCATGGTGAGGTTGTCGCAGTTCTGATGCCTCCGCCGGCCGTTAAAGGCCCTCGTCCACTCAGGGTGCGCAAGGCGGTAAAGCACGGCAGCTTTCACGAGATCAAGAGTCTGGATATAGGTGAGCCCATTCAGCCTGACCTGGACTATCTCCGTGGCGATCGTTGA